In Corvus cornix cornix isolate S_Up_H32 chromosome 9, ASM73873v5, whole genome shotgun sequence, the genomic stretch GACAAGTGCCTGATTCGTTGTGCTTTCCACTGTGACATTGGTAGGACGGGCTGGTTTGCACAGCCGTGTTCCCGGGTACGTACTCGGGGTGCGGGCGAACAGCAGACACCGCGGCggagctggtgctgggctcCTCTGCTATCCCTCCTCCGTCCAGGAACATGGTGACAGCCATCTCCAGATTGTTGTTGCATGCTTCAAGCATATGCTTCCCCACGCTTTCACTGGCACCTGGAATGCCAAAGGGAAATCACAGCGTTTTGACTGGAAGCGCCCACAACAGCTTTCCCTCTCAAAGCATTAATAATTAGGAGGAACAGTTCATCAGCTGCCATTTATCCCCGAAGCACAACTGCGAACGGAGACAAACATGCAGAGCTCAGGGGGAAGGGAATGCTTGCAGTCAGGACTGCCAGGCTTCTTCCTGCCAGCAACTGAAAACCTAGTGGAAACCATCTGAGGGGTTTCAGCATGATCTGGATTTTCTTCTAGAGGTCTGACACTTTCCTGGTACTTGGACctgttggaatgagtccagaggacACCACGAAGGTGCTGTGAGGGCTGAAGCCCCTCTGgtctggagccaggctgggagagctgggggtgttcacctggagaagagaaggttctggggagaccttagagccccttccagggtctaaaggggctccaagagagctggagagggactggggacaagggatggagggacaggacaagggggaatggcttcccactgccagagggcagcgttagatgggatcttggggagaagttcttccctgtgagggtggggaggccctggcacagggtgcccagagcagctgtggctgctccatgcctgaagtgtccaaggatagacttggagcaacttgggatagtggaaggtgtccctgcccatcacAGCAGGtagaacaagatgagctttaaggccccttccgagccaaaccattccacgattccatGCACTTTCCAAACACAAGCAGGCatatacacaaagaaaaaagaaaacctgactTAACATTTTAACAGGAAGAATATTGAATCAGCTGCTAAAGTTTTTTATGCACTTGTAACAGACATTTAGAGATGGAAGAAAAGACACCCTGATTTACTGATtctgctgaaaagcaaaaacGAACCAGCAGAAGCTCAGTTTAtgtaagaagggaaaaaaaagcagccaagaGGGAGAAAGTAGTACTTGTCTACAGAATTCTTTGTATAATGACTAACATTTATTCAAATCACataatcatggaatggtttggcttggaagggagcttaaagcttatccagttccaccccctgccaagggaagggacaccttccactaccccaggttgcttCAGGCCCTGTCCAGACTGGCTTTGAACACCTGAAGTACAACTAATCCCAGTTTTGATGTTGCTGTTCAAGATGAAGCAACAGTTCCTAACATCACCTGTAGGTCCTTCCTCAGAGGATGAGCCTCTACCTCCCAACTTCTCCTCAAAAACCATCCCATCAGCAAAAGCTCCCTCAGGGGAAGCAGCTCTCTTGCAACCCAATTCTTTGCAGCATCTTCTCCATACCTGGTGGACTGCCAAAGAgcttattttcctttggaaaggctGGTAGAGAGGAAGAGTGGTAAAATGCAGCTGAACCAGTCTGGGAGCAGCTTTGCGATCTGTAGTAATTCTTCCTAAGTTCACAGCAAGTCACCAAAACGATGAAAACACTTTGCCCAAAACCAGGCTCACAGATAACATCAGTCTGGGCAAAACATACTCAGATGTTTCCCAGATTTTCTGAGAAAGACTCAAGAAGCTCTGGTTTGAACAAAGAATACACTTTGAAACAGTGGAGATCACTCAGTTCTAAATAACCTGCACATCAAACCACTGAGAAAGCCAAACTGACTGAGGGAACTGGTTTCCCGAAACACCCAACCTGCCACAACAAGCACGCTGGGATGACAGTCAGCTGTATTTTAAGACCTTAACTGAGCTGAAgaaagtgcaaaataaaaactatcCCAAAAAACAATGAGAAGTTCAGGTTCTTCGCTCAAACtattttttggcattttcagctcttttcaaTGTTAACTGTAGCAATGAAACCACACCTGTGAGCctggaacacacacacacacacacacaccactcTACACCTCACTGTAGAGTCATGCAAAGGCATTCATTTgcaagaacaggaagaaaaatgataaTTCAACCCTCTGCTATTATTTACAAAGACACTGACACAGAAAGTGCCTTCACTGGTCCATCATCATTCCTGAGGAAAGTGCCAGCATATCAAAGCTTTCAGTCCTtgtgctggaaaacagaaaattctaaatatttgtTAAGTCTCAAAGCAAATTTCACAGATATCCCATCATTTCCTTGAGGAAGACATGCAGGAGTTACACTCTCTTAGCAGTACTTTCCTGGATGAGAGCACCAAAGAAACACAATTCTGCCACCAGGACCAAAGAAAAGCGTCAAGGACTATTTCTCCCCATCCCTCATGCCGGAGAGtattccctcagcctttcccccaCAGACAGGAGTGATTGCATACACTTACAACTCCGAGTAGAAAAAGCTACTAACACAAAGCACTGAGGTGTGAGCACCTGTCACACCACACCAGCATCGGCCAGACAAGCTCCCTGACAACACAACCTTCACCTCTGTTACACGGAAAACCAAAACTTCAAAACTCCACTTAATGGTGGATGGGTGAAGCCCAGTAggctatttttttccatttctgaaagcacagagGGGTTCTCTTATGTTGAGCATAAAACGTGTCTAAACATAAAAGGTGTCAGGAAGAGgaaaccagcacagctctgcctgatCTCGTTCAGGTTTTAGCAAATATCTCCCACATAGGCACAcattactgaaaatatatttgctgtgGGTTCTTTTGGTTCAAAGGGTTTACTCTACAAAGATTCTTTAGGAATAGCTGAGAGATCAATAATTTCCCCGCTTACATCCTGCTGTGGATTTGAGTGTGTCCAAGTACAGGGACACAACCTGAAACAGGGCTAGTCTGGACAACCGAATTAAAGCAGTTTCACTTCTCTTTGCCTGTACAGTTAATACATCTTATTAAACACTCCTGCAGTACCTGACATACAAATCCATCAGCCAGGGGGTAACTACGGTGAAGCAGATTAAACACAAAGTGGGTCAAGTGCTCCAAGTACACAACCTGAAGCAGGAGCTGTTACCTGACGCGAACTTCCACGGAAAAGCGACCTGCTCTCTGCGTTTGCGAACTCAATTCGCCGCAAGTCGCCCGCGCTATaggatatttctgtttttccaaaggCGGGCTCGGGGTTCAGCTCCCGGGTCCCTGCCGGCCGTCAGCAGGAGCGGGAAGTGGCTCCCGGGGCGGAGCGCaggcgggagggaggggaagaggcagggagggagcaggacaCGCACCCGCGCCACCGGGACAACCGAGAGGAACCGCCGCTCGAAGGGAGGCGAGCTCTCCGCCGCGCAGGGAGTGGGACCGggcccggggcagccccgccgcgttgggcggccccgcggcgcgCCCGCGGACAGGCCCCGGCACCGCCGGCGCCCAGCGGGAGGCGCTCTGGGGACAGGGGCAGCGCGCCCGGAACCGCTCCGCCTCGGCCCGCACctcccgcccccggcccgccggCGGTGGGTGCCCGGCCGGACCCTCCCGAGGAAGCTCGGCGGCCTCGGCGCGCCCCGCGCCCCGAACCCACCGGTGATGGCGGTGAACTGCTGGACCAGCGCCCTCAGCGCCGCGGCGCCCGCCGAGCCCCCGGGCGCCGCCATCttgccgccgccgccgccgcaccACAACACACGCGCCGCCGGCCGGCGCGCGCCGCGCATGCGCGGGGCCCGCGCGCGCGCCCCttcccccgcccgccgccgcgaGGGGGCGGGGTCTCGGTTGCCGTGGTAACGAGCCCCGCCCCCTCGGCCGCGCGGGAGGCGGGAGTTGCCGTGGCAACGccctcctttccccccctcGCCCCCCCGCCGCCTCAGCGGCTTTCCCTGGGAATCCTCCCGGTATTCCCGACCCGCCGCATGCAGCGAGCACGGGCCTTAGCGGCCGGGCCGGCACTCGCAGAACACGCGCCCGGGATTCCCACGCGGATTTACTCCCTCACAGAGGCCCGCGGCACTGCGAGGGGCCGGGCAGGCCGCGGGCCGAGTGCGGAACAGGTCCAGGTGCTGTGACCGGAGAGACGCAGGAATAGCTCTGACCACCAGCACAGGCGGGGGTacctgctggagagcagcgctgcggaggacctgggggtcctgatAGGCAACCAGCTGTCCCCGAGCCGGCAGAGTGTCCTGGGGGCCAGAAGGGCCAGTGGGATCCTGGAGGGCACTgggaagagcactgccagcGGGTCAGGGAGTGATCCCGTCCCTCTGTTCAGCCctgtgaggcacatctggagtgctgtgtccagctctgggctcctaAGGAGAGGAgacacctggagctgctggagcgggGCCCGCAGAGGCTGCGGAGatgaggaagggcctggagcatctctgtgcccagcacaggctgagggagccggggctgctcagcctcgagaggagccccagctgagaggggccctcagccctgggtggccctggctgcagggagggctccgggcagggcccgggctctgcccCGGGGacccagcaatggcaccagagcaccgggcagggactgatcccaggaagttccacctggacatgaggaagaactttccTGGGCAGTGCCCGGGCCCTGAACAGatcccagagaggctgtggagtctccctcactggagatatccCAGAGCCATATGGACATaatctgtgctgtgtgctctgggacggccctgctggagcagggaggtggcaccaggtgaccactgtggtcccttccagcctgggaTTCTGTGGGGCAGGACCTGAGGTGGTCAAGGAACAGCTGTCACCCTGCCATCATTGTCACAAAGCCAGAAGAGGAAACCCCTGGCTTTGTCCCCACCCACCGTGCCAGGTGTTTCTGATCCCCAGGCCACCTGGAGAAATGGCAGGAAAGGAATGTTTTACTCCTTGCCTGTTTCCCGGCACAGCAGGAATGTGACTGCCTTGCTGCTGAACACCTTGCCAGTAACACTTGTCAACTCTGTGAGTACCACAGAAAACTCAGGTTTCCCTAGAATTCTAAAAATTTAATACCTCACTGCTATGGAAACAGGTACATCTGTTCCCTTATTCCCTCCCTACTTCCCAACCCCACACCAGCTCTGGTCCTCAGGCAAGCAACCAAGCCTGTAAAGTATTTGGAGTTTTGGcgcttgctttgttttccctggcagctggatGAGCTGAACTTGTTCACAAACAGGACAAGTGAACCACCAGGGCTGAAGGCAGGTGAGCAGCAGTGAACGGTTACACcagcccagacaccccaaataCAGGCTCCTGCTTCACAAACAGTAGTACAACAAAGCTGATTTCACCTGCTTCAAAGCTCCCGGACCACAGGGTCAGAAACAAGCTGTTGGAACAGCCAAAATCCACTCAGCAGTGACCAAATCCCACCCTCTAAAAATGAACATCTAAAATAGGCCAAATTACGCCTGGTGAGGATTACTGTGCCATGGATATGGTGAGGAATGGGATCATTTGGGGGACCTGAGGGATTGCAGCACTCCACCTTGGATAGGGCTGCTGCTGTAGGTGACAGGTTTTGTACACTTTGCAGTTAAGTTTGGGTTTTATCTAACAATCAATTTTTAGTCCTGCtttttttgcattctgtttaaaaacaataacAATTCTTATGTAAGAGGCCCTTCTGACACAGACAACATTCAGTGAGCTGGAAAAACACAAATATCCCCCAAATCCTTTAACACACCCTCCGGTGTAGATACACACACCCCAAAAAACACTTATGAGCTATCTCAACCTTTGAAATGGCaggttttgtaatttttgttgTGATTTTCAGTGGAAtctcagcagcaggatttgCCATTGCTGTTAAGGGAGTAAGTCTGTGCAAGCACCCCCCTTACTGAACTCCTAACTGGGGTTAGTTCAGTGTATGTCTCAAGTCTTATATAAAAGAGGGACACAGTCACAcactgaaaggaagaagaatcCATGGAACAGCttgtggaggaaaagggaatgaGGCTGGTGTGAAATGCAGCAATCCATGTACTGGGATGTGATTTCATGCCACTTGCACAAGGCACAGTGCTGCCAGAAAGGGAAACGGTCCCTTCTCCCTCACCCTCTTCCCCCTTAACGCTTCCCCTATCCCTTTAACACCTGGAATTAATTCATGGGGAGTCCCCAGGTACCAAAGCTGTCTCTCAGGCATAAACTTAAAGAGTTTTGGCAGCAAATAAACACTCTCCtcatctgctttgaaaaatgagtTTGTTTTTCACAAACAGGCTTACTCTGACTGGAGAGGCTGAAGGTCACCAGGATGGAAACAGACATTAGctctgccttaaaaaaaactttaattaattttttttgatgTCACGGGTAAGACAGAAAATAATCCCAACTGTGGTAaggattaaagaaaaacagatccATATTGAAGGAAGGCTTCCAGAACAatggctgaggcagcaggagaaaaatcGAAGGATTTGCCACTGATCACCTGCTGTAACTGTCTCAAAAAACATCTCTGAACAGAACATTTATTTGTGAGAAGTCCAACAATGATAGAGACACACAGgcttcagggaaaaagaaaaccccaacaattaatatttttggcTCAGTGTGCTGGTCATGCTTTCcataaaatttggttttttaaaacttaaaccatcagaagatgatgatgaagaaaCAAGTCTGTTAGGAATTTCCCAGAACAGAATTAAATTCACCAATGGGGTtccaaaaatgaacaaaactcAAACATTTGCTGACTTTGGTGACTAGCACACACccttcagcactgcagctggcaCTTGGCTCTATTTCAAATACAGACAGTGCAAAAGTAGCTCtgaagaagcaaagaaaagccGAAATACGGCTTCATAAAACAACAGATGAAACAATTAGCAGGAAAACTTCCTCTGCATAGTAGGATCTGGCTGCCTCTGGACCAGCCTCAACCTCCTACAGGCCTCAGCACCTCCACGtctaaattataaaattttttgagttattttagttttaaaccCAACAGGAACAGTATTTGGTAGTGCCTCTAAAAAGGGAGGGGAACAGTtacagccaggcagggcagtTATGTGAACCTCTAATTACAGTTATGTCATTACTGACAACTCCAGTTGTcagttgcttttttccttttaactttcTCCATCATAACTGACTTCTGGACTATTGCTGTAATCACACTCAAACCAGTTTGAGTATGAAAATTAAACAGCATGAAATACAGTAACACAGTTGTACAAGAGTAAAGTTGCAGAACATTAacaataagaaaacaaaagtctcTTGTTCTTGTTCTTAACAACAGGGAAAATGGGATCTGCAGGAGGGATCTCTCTGAATGGAGGTGAATGGGAGCCCACAGCCTTGGCATCCATGAAAGACCCTTGGCTTTGGCAGTGGAGAATGACcagtttctttcctctttgtcCGAGGGAGGGGTTAGCATACGAGAGGCAAAGAGTGGCTGGCTGGTTACACTCGTGTTAATGGGTGTGCGAACAATGCAATTCCAGAAACAGCCTAAATTCCAGCAACATGCTTCAATTTACAGAACAGTGGTTGTGCTGAGGGAAGCTTCAACCTTGCAGCTGAAAGCCAGCTGGGAATACAGActcatttttcacttgtttccTCCACAGAATGTGCATCTTTTCCATTAAAGGCTTCAGATTCTCATTTTATGATCTGACCATCAGTTATCCTTGTTTTTCAACACTACCAGTATTCACACTCCAAACCATGTAAATGCAAGctagaaaataagaaatgctCCGAGTCCTGCAAGAAGCGCTGCAAGTGCTAGAAAACAATATTCAAGAAAagcacaattaaaaaatattacattctGGGGGTGTATGTTACTAAAACTTCTCAGAACTCAGAGCACCGCTGCCCAAAGTGGTTCCACTCCAAAGCAACAACTCAGAACTGCTTAGGGAAGCTTTGCCTAACACAGGAGAACATCACCACATTCCCACTCCAGTTACCATTCCCACTCCACCACATGTCCATGGCTCTGCTGATCTACTCTGCGACAGGGCTTTTAAACATCTGCAGGATTGTCTTTTGCTTGTTCTTAGGCAGTGAACAAATATCATTTGTGTCACTGGTATTAACCACACAATTCAAAACCTTTCCTTCCTTGACGCTGGGGGATTTCACCCGGACCCTGGCAGGGGATTGCCAGTTTTCATTGCAGGAACCTTTCCGAGTCTTGTGGTGATTGGTTTCAGCCTGTGTTTTTGATCCCTTTGAGTCTTTTGCCACCTTGGAACTTCCTTTTCTGGCAGGAGAGTCTTTCACAGACAGAGGTGGCTTGGTGCGAAGAAGATACTCATCTGGAGAGCCCTTCTGTCGGTTAAGTGTCCTTTCCTCCTTGTTGAGCTCCTTCTGTagctgcagagccagaagcctgtcctgctcctcctgcctgcgCCTTTCATAGAACTGCTGCTCAAAGGCTCTTTGTGTTTGCAAGTTAAAATCACTCATCTGCTCTCCTTGGTCTTCTACACTTTCTGAAAAGGTTCTTCTCCTCTTATCAAGAATGCCCAAGTCAATCGTGACATCAGCTGGGGCCTCCAGTAACTTCCTTTTGGGAACCTCCTTAGAGTTTTGTGGCCTCTCTGGTGTCTCTACATCTGGGTGTCCAGCCTCTTTCCCCAGATCATGCAATGCAGTCTGGCTGTCAGACATCACACAATTCATCCCTAACTCAACAGAGGTACAAGTTTCATCAGACTTTTCAAGGTTTATCCTTTGGACATGTGTTAAATTGCCACTGTCTGACTCAATTCCATCATCTTCTTTGGATGTAGAAAGAACTGTTCTAGCCCCTTCCCCTTCTATGGTCCCATGAAGTGCATCTGGAACTCCATCTTCTAAACTACTTGGTCCtggtgttttttcctgcttgacAGTGGCAGTTTCACCTGAAGCTGAGGCACTGAAATAGTTCATGCATGATTCCAAAAATGAATCCTTAGCACCGGAATCTTTATTTACACTGGTCAGCTGTGGAGACAGGGTTGGCATTTCCTCTTGctcatcctgcagcacagcagaactgctgccttCATTGCTGGTGGTCTCCTGAAGGAAAGGGAGACACCACTAATAAAGTAAATTTATCAAAAGCCCATGGGTGTGAATAAATACCAAATTCACTTCTCATGGCTGCATTGCCCCTGAGTGCTCTGGGATAGCAACTCAGatacttctctttttaaaaaatacttaactgtttaataataatgaaaatacttaaaataactGCAGCAGGCCAGCTAAAGGACTGAAACCacaactgcagcattttcctcttATCAGTGACTCAGACCAGCTGTGCAGGCCTGCTCATCATCTTCAGAGGCATCACAGGAATGATGAGACAGACAGCCACAGAATGATGTAAATCAGGGTACATCCTCTTCCAGTAGGCTGCAGAACTGGGAAGCTTAATAAGGGCAGTATAACCTGCCCAGTGCTGATGTGCAAGGGGAATAGAGCACTGGAATCCTACAGGCAAGGGGAAAATATCCCAATAATGACTAACTTTGAGATTTATAACAGAATGATTCCAGTTACCGCAGAGACAGAGttgctcctgcctcctcctgtgGTACTAGAGAACGATGCTGATCCCAACATACCATAATTCTTTGGAGACAGATaccttaaaaggaaaaaaaatgatacCCCTTTAAACATTTTGTCCCTGAACTATCAGTCCTTTGCATTACTCAAGATCTTCAGGTTCATTctgacaaacaaaaaacaacaacaaggGCAAgtgtttcccttctcctcttttGAGGAAACATTTTAACCTTCAACACTTCACATTTGTCCCCAGTTATCAAGGGAAGATGGCCTACAGCATTCCAAAGAAGCAAATGGAGCAGAGGGACACTGAAACAGGCCAATAATTAAAGAAGAAACACTTGGCTGAACGCCTTACTTCTGAATGTCTCCAGAGTTGCTTGGTTTGTTCTTTGCCTTGCCCGAGTTCAGTGGGGATGTCTGAAGGGAGAGGCTGTGTGCTGGTGACGGGCTGCCGAGCACGTGTCCCTCAGAATCCTCATTCTTCCATGACAAGTGAAAACAGCATtagataaaacaaaacacaacacaaactGCAGAAACCTCAGGGAACTactttggttttgctgcagAATTAGTTACTTTTGTCCAAAGAATTCTAGAACTGTAATGGATGGTTATGGAAAAACACATGTTCCCTGTTCCATACACCTTCCTGGATCTAGCAGTGAGGGACAGGAGGCTTTGCTCAAATAAGTACACAGGTTTCATCACTAGGCAGCAAAAATTCAACtaaccaaaacaaattaatcaaacaaaaaaacctccaaaaggTAAGGTACATATTTCCTGTACTTCCTTTCTTCCAGTACAGGTTACAGATACTCATTTCTTccaaagaagcatttttaaaattatgaggaaaaggaagcatacagcagaaaatcaatgttttaaaatgtttcacaaTGAAAACATGCAGTACACATGCTGGATTTCAAGTGTGTATTACACAGGCTTCACCCTCCCACTggtttttcagaaattaatggTCAATCAAGGCTTTAAAGTACTTGGGGGGTGATGACAGCTTCCAACTacaactaaaataaatttacGTTATTCCAAATTTTAACATTTGCTCTTAGAAATCCAAGTTGCTTGCACTATACTGACATTTGCTGCTGTCCCCCTCGATGCTAACTCACCAGACTGTTACTGAGCT encodes the following:
- the RNF168 gene encoding E3 ubiquitin-protein ligase RNF168 codes for the protein MSTKSKAPLSLSDCLCQICMEIFVEPVTLPCSHTLCNSCFQMTVEKASLCCPFCRRRVSSWARYNTRRNTLINWELWEKIQKNYPEACERRINGQDLDEEICVPKPQHQLSKPGELRQEYEAEISKVEAERRAHEQEENKASEEYIQRLLAEEEEEHRLAEERRKEMEKQLKQDEELAWQLSNSLNEDSEGHVLGSPSPAHSLSLQTSPLNSGKAKNKPSNSGDIQKYLSPKNYGMLGSASFSSTTGGGRSNSVSAETTSNEGSSSAVLQDEQEEMPTLSPQLTSVNKDSGAKDSFLESCMNYFSASASGETATVKQEKTPGPSSLEDGVPDALHGTIEGEGARTVLSTSKEDDGIESDSGNLTHVQRINLEKSDETCTSVELGMNCVMSDSQTALHDLGKEAGHPDVETPERPQNSKEVPKRKLLEAPADVTIDLGILDKRRRTFSESVEDQGEQMSDFNLQTQRAFEQQFYERRRQEEQDRLLALQLQKELNKEERTLNRQKGSPDEYLLRTKPPLSVKDSPARKGSSKVAKDSKGSKTQAETNHHKTRKGSCNENWQSPARVRVKSPSVKEGKVLNCVVNTSDTNDICSLPKNKQKTILQMFKSPVAE